A region of Planctomycetota bacterium DNA encodes the following proteins:
- a CDS encoding malate:quinone oxidoreductase, translating into MEDVNHNEAATSDVDIVLVGSGIMSASLGIMLRRLKPNARIRLFEAHDEFAGEASNGWHNAGTGHAGLCELSYTPHRGSGGEVDVSVAVKIFEQFEHSKQFWSSLVRDGVIDDPSTFVRPVPHIAFVFGQEQVDFLRSRH; encoded by the coding sequence ATGGAAGACGTCAACCATAACGAAGCGGCGACGTCCGATGTCGACATCGTCCTTGTCGGCAGCGGGATCATGAGCGCGTCGCTGGGCATCATGCTGCGTCGCCTGAAGCCAAACGCCCGCATTCGCCTGTTCGAAGCCCACGACGAGTTCGCCGGCGAAGCCTCGAACGGCTGGCACAACGCCGGCACCGGACACGCCGGGCTGTGCGAATTGAGCTACACGCCACATCGCGGCTCCGGTGGGGAAGTCGACGTCTCGGTCGCGGTCAAGATCTTCGAGCAGTTCGAGCACTCCAAGCAGTTCTGGTCGTCGCTCGTTCGCGACGGCGTCATCGACGACCCGTCGACCTTCGTCCGCCCGGTCCCACACATCGCTTTCGTCTTCGGCCAGGAGCAGGTCGACTTCCTTCGCTCTCGTCACAG